A stretch of the Aminipila terrae genome encodes the following:
- a CDS encoding lasso peptide biosynthesis protein, with the protein MFIFARKIKEFKEDKEMLNQFMVCMVVLMLPFGNVTDKGGNNVVIHDCQAPAIYCQYMDTYLDNVYDPYDVPKRTTGAMELMAEYYPDWEASYQFNEFDCTEMSAYLSYYLKACGIPNTIVVGTAANGESHSWIEVPYKTAYGTTSKLIVESTTFDVLNPSDTTVNQFYSKYKKFNLKELKSTELDWWNSKYFLNKYLDLRTDFTYMNFMDETE; encoded by the coding sequence ATGTTCATCTTCGCAAGGAAAATAAAAGAATTTAAGGAGGATAAAGAAATGTTAAATCAATTTATGGTGTGCATGGTTGTATTAATGTTACCATTCGGAAATGTAACTGACAAAGGTGGAAACAATGTGGTTATTCATGACTGTCAAGCCCCAGCTATATATTGTCAATATATGGACACTTATCTGGACAATGTCTATGATCCGTATGACGTTCCAAAGAGAACAACCGGTGCCATGGAATTAATGGCTGAGTATTACCCTGATTGGGAAGCTAGCTATCAATTCAATGAGTTTGATTGTACTGAGATGTCAGCATATCTATCATATTATCTAAAGGCTTGTGGCATTCCTAATACTATTGTTGTAGGTACTGCTGCTAATGGTGAATCTCATTCTTGGATTGAAGTACCATATAAAACAGCATATGGTACTACTAGTAAACTTATAGTTGAATCTACTACATTTGATGTATTGAATCCATCTGATACTACAGTAAATCAGTTCTATTCGAAGTATAAGAAATTTAATTTAAAGGAACTAAAGAGTACTGAATTGGATTGGTGGAATTCAAAATATTTCCTTAATAAGTATTTAGACCTTAGAACGGACTTTACTTATATGAATTTTATGGATGAGACCGAATAA
- a CDS encoding DUF932 domain-containing protein has product MSANVESMFYVGRTAPWHGLGVSVEEALDSKKAIKMAGLDWTVRQEEIMTADFKDISGFKANVRSDNGSILGVVSDRYKVVQNEKAFSFTDSLIGNGVTYETAGSLNDGKRIWLLAKLPEKYTLADEAVEPFLVFSNSHDGTGAIKVAMTPVRVVCQNTLNLALDNAKRIWSTIHMGDMKNKLEDARNTLLMADRYMMALQDRSENLSLIKLTDKKVIQNIEELIKMPDNPTELQKNNVTRMRSDITHRYFEAPDLKVLPKNAWRFINAISDFATHAEPLRKTSNYTENLFAKTIDGHPLIDRAVQMVAA; this is encoded by the coding sequence ATGAGTGCAAATGTAGAAAGTATGTTTTATGTAGGAAGGACGGCTCCATGGCACGGACTTGGAGTCAGTGTAGAAGAGGCTTTAGATTCAAAGAAAGCAATAAAAATGGCAGGTCTTGACTGGACGGTAAGGCAGGAAGAAATAATGACTGCAGATTTTAAGGACATATCTGGGTTTAAGGCAAATGTGAGGTCTGACAATGGAAGTATCTTAGGAGTAGTATCTGACAGATACAAGGTGGTTCAAAATGAAAAAGCTTTCAGCTTTACTGACAGCCTTATTGGAAACGGTGTAACTTATGAGACTGCCGGAAGTTTAAATGATGGTAAAAGGATTTGGCTCTTAGCAAAATTGCCTGAGAAATATACTCTGGCAGATGAAGCAGTAGAGCCATTTTTAGTGTTTTCAAACAGCCATGATGGAACAGGAGCAATTAAAGTTGCTATGACACCCGTAAGAGTTGTATGCCAGAACACTTTAAATCTTGCATTAGATAATGCAAAACGTATTTGGTCAACAATTCACATGGGAGACATGAAAAATAAGCTGGAAGATGCAAGAAATACCCTGCTTATGGCAGACAGGTATATGATGGCACTTCAGGATAGGTCAGAAAACTTAAGTCTAATAAAATTAACAGATAAAAAGGTAATACAGAACATTGAAGAGCTTATTAAAATGCCTGATAATCCAACTGAACTGCAGAAAAACAATGTAACCAGAATGAGAAGTGACATAACACATAGATATTTTGAAGCGCCAGATTTAAAGGTATTACCTAAAAATGCATGGCGCTTTATTAATGCTATATCAGATTTTGCAACACATGCTGAGCCACTTAGAAAAACATCAAATTATACTGAGAATCTATTTGCAAAGACAATAGATGGACACCCACTGATAGACAGAGCCGTTCAGATGGTAGCAGCATGA
- a CDS encoding DUF5688 family protein: MDNLNMESFKNQLISEVSKLMGDGFNVDLKNIKKNNGLTLEALNIVEKGSNVGPLFYLNGYDEKYKDRTVEEIAKDIIGKYMGSKNISFTLGSFMEFNNVKDKITFKLINAEMNKELLKNVPHSDYLDLTLVYQVQLDIKDDGNPTILVSNTLLESWKISKGKLHEYAEQNTSKLLPYEIQSMEDLIGEMVGMLEEDVQALKDENSNVMYVLTNKKKINGAACLLYDDVLKNFAEKHNCDFYMLPSSTHEVLLIPDNNLVNSKELQAMVKEVNATEVAPDEVLSNNVYYYSRKTSELSLVN; encoded by the coding sequence ATGGATAATCTAAATATGGAAAGTTTTAAAAATCAGCTTATATCAGAAGTATCAAAGCTTATGGGTGATGGCTTTAACGTAGACCTTAAAAATATAAAAAAGAATAATGGTTTAACCCTAGAAGCTTTAAATATAGTTGAAAAAGGCAGTAATGTGGGTCCACTATTTTATCTAAATGGTTATGATGAAAAGTATAAAGATAGAACAGTGGAAGAAATAGCTAAAGACATTATAGGCAAATATATGGGAAGTAAAAATATAAGTTTTACTTTAGGAAGCTTTATGGAGTTTAACAATGTAAAGGACAAGATTACCTTTAAGTTAATTAATGCTGAAATGAATAAAGAACTGCTAAAGAATGTGCCACATTCAGATTATCTGGATTTGACACTAGTGTACCAGGTGCAGCTTGATATCAAAGACGATGGCAACCCTACTATATTAGTTAGCAATACTCTTTTAGAAAGCTGGAAAATATCAAAAGGTAAATTACATGAATATGCAGAACAAAATACCTCAAAGCTTTTACCATATGAAATACAAAGCATGGAAGACTTAATAGGGGAAATGGTAGGAATGCTAGAAGAAGATGTACAAGCTCTAAAGGACGAAAACAGTAATGTCATGTATGTACTTACCAATAAAAAGAAGATAAATGGAGCAGCGTGTCTTTTGTATGACGATGTACTTAAAAATTTTGCTGAAAAGCATAATTGTGACTTTTATATGCTCCCATCTTCAACTCATGAAGTCTTGCTTATTCCTGATAATAATTTAGTAAATTCTAAGGAATTGCAGGCAATGGTGAAGGAAGTTAATGCGACAGAAGTAGCACCCGATGAAGTGCTTTCTAATAATGTATATTATTACAGCAGAAAAACTAGTGAGCTGAGTTTAGTCAACTAA
- a CDS encoding JAB domain-containing protein, with the protein MKCSKRVDVVKVQIVKETSIKYMDRVIKSPDEAGSLIKNFIGKPDREQFGVMCIDTKGQPTNISIVAVGDLNCTIVHPREVFKTAILSNAASVILFHNHPSGIESPSMEDKNITKRLCDAGLILGIKVLDHVILGDMKTFSFKNNGLVLEE; encoded by the coding sequence ATGAAGTGCAGTAAGAGAGTGGATGTTGTAAAAGTTCAGATTGTAAAAGAAACCTCAATAAAGTATATGGACAGAGTAATTAAAAGTCCTGATGAAGCAGGTAGTCTGATTAAAAACTTTATTGGAAAACCAGACAGAGAACAGTTTGGAGTAATGTGTATTGATACAAAAGGTCAGCCAACCAATATCAGTATAGTTGCAGTTGGTGATTTAAACTGTACTATCGTGCATCCGAGGGAAGTATTTAAGACTGCAATTTTGAGTAACGCAGCTTCTGTAATTCTTTTTCATAATCATCCATCCGGAATAGAATCACCTTCAATGGAAGATAAGAATATTACAAAAAGGTTATGTGATGCTGGTCTGATACTTGGAATAAAAGTGTTAGACCATGTTATTCTTGGAGACATGAAAACCTTTAGTTTTAAAAACAATGGTCTAGTATTGGAGGAATAA
- a CDS encoding DpnD/PcfM family protein — protein sequence MRKEYKVRITETLSRTVTVKAESSEDAYKIVKQKYDKSVIILDSGDYVETEIDVLIR from the coding sequence ATGAGAAAAGAGTATAAGGTGCGCATAACAGAAACTCTTTCAAGAACTGTAACTGTAAAAGCTGAAAGTAGTGAAGATGCTTATAAAATAGTAAAACAAAAGTATGATAAATCAGTGATTATTCTTGATTCAGGTGATTATGTGGAAACTGAAATTGATGTTTTAATTAGGTAG
- a CDS encoding restriction endonuclease subunit R, whose protein sequence is MEKIRQKKSVEIFAEKWGVDAELLSKSLSSYSDSQPDFVPYIDELMKTADFDKATNQSAGNRLGHIIRLTKELPIWIARTKQKYS, encoded by the coding sequence ATGGAAAAAATCAGACAAAAGAAGAGTGTTGAGATTTTTGCTGAAAAGTGGGGAGTAGATGCCGAGTTGCTTAGTAAATCTTTATCTTCCTATTCTGATTCTCAGCCAGATTTTGTTCCGTATATTGATGAACTCATGAAAACTGCTGACTTTGATAAAGCCACAAATCAATCTGCGGGAAATAGGTTAGGACACATAATCAGATTGACTAAGGAACTTCCTATATGGATAGCACGAACTAAGCAGAAATATAGCTAA
- a CDS encoding YqaJ viral recombinase family nuclease → MNKIKLEENMPRDKWLALRRRGIGGSDASVVCGINKYKSVVELWMDKTEQLPFEEGDSEAAYWGHTLESVVREEFSKRSGLTVNTVPCMYQHEEHRFMLANLDGEVYDPKYGTCVFEAKTASAFKHAEWNVEIPEEYYLQVQHYMAVTGYKGAYIAALIGGNQFVWKFIERDDEVINLLIRLEGAFWNYVKTKQVPPIDGSKASTALLDKIYPRAVQDKELELGEEGLVYIEQYLEAQEQEKRIKEIKDLAGNKLKEMLGDSEIGIVGERKVVWSNISSARFNDKSFKEKEPEKYNQYIKQIEYRKLAVK, encoded by the coding sequence ATGAATAAGATAAAACTAGAAGAAAATATGCCACGAGATAAATGGCTGGCACTTAGAAGAAGAGGCATCGGAGGTTCCGATGCCTCTGTTGTTTGTGGAATCAATAAGTATAAATCAGTAGTTGAACTTTGGATGGATAAAACGGAGCAGCTTCCATTTGAAGAAGGAGATTCAGAAGCAGCATACTGGGGACATACTTTGGAATCAGTTGTAAGAGAAGAATTCTCCAAAAGGTCAGGACTTACAGTCAACACCGTTCCGTGTATGTATCAACATGAAGAGCATCGTTTTATGCTCGCTAACCTTGATGGTGAAGTCTACGATCCGAAATACGGAACCTGTGTATTTGAAGCAAAGACAGCAAGTGCATTTAAACATGCTGAGTGGAATGTTGAAATACCTGAAGAATATTACCTGCAAGTACAGCATTACATGGCAGTAACAGGATATAAAGGTGCATATATAGCAGCACTAATAGGCGGCAATCAGTTTGTATGGAAGTTTATTGAGCGTGATGATGAAGTCATAAATCTGCTTATAAGGCTTGAAGGCGCATTCTGGAATTATGTTAAAACTAAGCAAGTGCCGCCTATTGACGGAAGCAAAGCTTCAACAGCACTTCTTGATAAAATATATCCAAGAGCAGTACAAGATAAAGAGCTTGAACTTGGAGAAGAAGGCCTTGTATATATTGAACAGTACCTTGAAGCACAGGAGCAAGAGAAGAGAATAAAAGAAATAAAAGATTTAGCAGGAAATAAACTTAAGGAAATGCTTGGAGATAGTGAAATAGGAATTGTAGGCGAAAGAAAGGTAGTTTGGAGCAATATTAGTTCTGCCAGATTTAATGATAAATCTTTTAAAGAAAAAGAGCCGGAAAAATATAATCAGTATATTAAGCAGATCGAATATAGAAAACTGGCGGTAAAATAG